Proteins encoded in a region of the Vicia villosa cultivar HV-30 ecotype Madison, WI linkage group LG5, Vvil1.0, whole genome shotgun sequence genome:
- the LOC131604093 gene encoding F-box/kelch-repeat protein At3g23880-like, protein MSKTPSPVFFPVDLIAEIISLLPVKSLVRFMCVSNSWNTLISDSAFVKLHLKRTTTSRNTHFTLLVSNHYKPVDGKFSYHSSCTIIPYPITHLFDNPSAIVVADSHYFLNYDHRPMFGIVDSCNGLICLVHHDFNFTHEEYWFRLWNPSTRKISQNLGYSRHLKLGFIFNFGCDDSTGTFKVVAYRFIRDEYTSEVKVFNVGDNVWRNIESFPIVPLDFPLFPYLMGNSCNCVFLNSTLNWLALHKHIQKDPYDYGYEYDWTCLMKEITVEDLVIVSLDMGTETYNRYLLPQGFDELSSGKPTISVLGECLCFSYFHQGTGIVMWQMKKFGVEESWIQFLKISYHVLQLYYDFSYNHFQLLPMVLSKDGDSLILCSNAMDGVNGGAIIYNCKDNSVQKIRVNVKKTITDDESRNILYLDLAVGYVESLISIC, encoded by the coding sequence ATGTCAAAAACTCCATCGCCGGTGTTCTTCCCCGTCGATCTGATCGCCGAGATCATTTCTTTACTACCTGTTAAATCTCTTGTTCGTTTCATGTGTGTAAGTAACTCTTGGAACACTCTTATTTCCGATTCTGCTTTTGTGAAACTCCATCTCAAGAGAACAACAACATCACGAAATACACACTTCACACTATTAGTGTCTAATCACTACAAACCAGTAGATGGAAAATTTTCTTACCACAGTTCTTGTACTATCATTCCATACCCTATAACTCATTTATTTGATAATCCCTCGGCTATCGTTGTTGCTGATTCTCATTACTTTTTAAACTACGACCATCGCCCTATGTTTGGTATTGTTGATTCCTGCAATGGATTGATCTGTTTGGTTCATCATGATTTCAATTTCACCCATGAAGAGTATTGGTTCCGATTATGGAACCCATCCACaagaaaaatatctcaaaatctTGGATATTCTCGTCATTTAAAATTAGGCTTTATCTTCAATTTTGGTTGTGATGATTCCACCGGCACTTTTAAAGTGGTTGCGTACCGTTTCATTCGTGATGAATATACAAGTGAGGTGAAAGTTTTCAATGTTGGTGATAATGTTTGGAGAAATATTGAAAGTTTTCCCATTGTTCCTCTTGATTTTCCATTATTTCCATATCTTATGGGTAATAGCTGCAATTGTGTGTTTTTAAATAGCACTCTTAACTGGTTGGCTCTTCACAAGCACATCCAAAAGGACCCATATGATTATGGTTACGAATATGATTGGACTTGTCTTATGAAGGAGATAACTGTTGAGGACCTTGTTATTGTTTCTCTTGATATGGGGACGGAGACATATAATCGGTATCTATTGCCTCAGGGTTTTGATGAGTTGTCGTCTGGAAAGCCAACCATTAGTGTGTTGGGGGAATGTCTTTGCTTTTCTTATTTTCACCAGGGAACCGGTATTGTCATGTGGCAGATGAAGAAATTTGGTGTTGAAGAGTCTTGGATTCAATTTCTTAAAATTAGCTATCATGTTCTTCAATTATACTATGACTTTAGTTACAATCATTTTCAATTATTGCCAATGGTTCTTTCTAAGGATGGTGATTCATTGATATTGTGCAGTAATGCTATGGATGGGGTTAATGGGGGAGCAATTATATATAATTGCAAAGATAATAGTGTGCAGAAAATAAGAGTTAATGTGAAAAAAACTATTACTGATGATGAAAGTCGTAATATTTTATACTTGGATTTGGCCGTGGGGTATGTTGAAAGCCTAATTTCGATTTGCTGA
- the LOC131604095 gene encoding uncharacterized protein LOC131604095 yields MAYLFDNPSSTIVADSHYFLIDRNYPDSHYFAGSCNGLICLIHEADTYTDDEYKFQLWNPATRKLSQEFGYSHHSRLGFTFKFGCDDSTCTFKVVAYRFIHGRYTSEVKVFTIGDNVWKNIDSFPIVPIAFEFRHWRSNCSDGCVFLKSSLNWLAIHKDIEKDLHDEYTPNFHENWTSLRRDITVEDLVIVSLDLGIETYHRYLLPQGFDKLPRVEPTISVLGEWLCFPYFHEGTDMVIWQMRKLRIEESWIQFFKISYDVLQLYYDFSDNHIQLLPLFLSKDGDSLILSSNVNYDGEAIIYNWKGKIIVRNR; encoded by the coding sequence ATGGCTTATTTATTTGATAACCCCTCGTCTACCATTGTTGCTGATTCTCATTATTTTTTAATCGATCGTAATTACCCTGATTCTCATTATTTCGCTGGTTCCTGCAATGGATTGATCTGTTTGATTCATGAAGCTGACACTTACACCGATGACGAGTACAAGTTCCAATTATGGAATCCAGCTACTAGAAAATTATCTCAAGAATTTGGATATTCTCATCATTCAAGGTTAGGCTTTACCTTCAAGTTTGGTTGTGATGACTCCACTTGCACTTTTAAAGTGGTTGCGTACCGTTTCATTCATGGTAGATATACAAGTGAGGTGAAAGTTTTTACTATCGGTGATAATGTTTGGAAAAATATTGATAGTTTCCCCATTGTTCCTATTGCCTTTGAGTTTAGACATTGGAGGAGTAATTGCTCCGATGGTTGTGTGTTTTTAAAGAGCTCTCTTAACTGGTTGGCTATTCACAAGGATATCGAGAAGGACCTTCACGACGAGTACACGCCAAACTTCCACGAAAATTGGACTTCTCTTAGGAGGGACATTACTGTTGAGGACCTTGTTATTGTTTCACTCGATCTGGGGATAGAGACATACCATCGATATCTATTGCCTCAGGGTTTTGATAAGCTGCCGCGTGTAGAGCCAACCATTAGTGTGTTGGGGGAATGGCTTTGTTTTCCTTATTTTCACGAGGGAACTGATATGGTTATATGGCAAATGAGGAAATTAAGAATTGAAGAGTCTtggattcaattttttaaaattagttatGACGTTCTTCAGTTATACTATGACTTTAGTGACAATCATATTCAGTTATTGCCATTGTTTCTTTCAAAGGATGGTGATTCATTGATACTGTCTAGTAATGTTAATTATGATGGGGAAGCAATTATTTATAACTGGAAAGGAAAGATAATAGTGCGCAACAGATAG